The following coding sequences are from one Oryzisolibacter sp. LB2S window:
- a CDS encoding phosphoribosylaminoimidazolesuccinocarboxamide synthase, protein MTQINTSALHTSALTSLPLLARGKVRDNYAVGDDRILMVASDRLSAFDVIMGEPIPGKGELLTQMALFWFDKLGHIVPNHLTGESPESVVTDAEAPQVRGRSMLVQRLRPIPIEAVVRGYLAGSGWKEYQATRSVCGVPLPEGLTNAARLPQPIYTPAAKAAVGEHDENITFERTVEMVGPELAAQIRDVSIRLYEAAAAIALEKGMIIADTKFEFGLDAAGRLVLMDEVLTPDSSRYWPVEGYAEALAKGENPPSYDKQFVRDWLEQALVGGKPWDKTAPAPRLPREVVEKTAAKYREALQRLTA, encoded by the coding sequence ATGACCCAGATCAACACCTCCGCCCTGCACACTTCCGCCCTGACGTCGCTGCCGCTGCTGGCGCGCGGCAAGGTGCGCGACAACTATGCCGTGGGCGACGACCGCATCCTGATGGTCGCCAGCGACCGGCTCTCGGCCTTCGACGTGATCATGGGCGAGCCCATTCCCGGCAAGGGCGAGCTGCTCACGCAGATGGCGCTGTTCTGGTTCGACAAGCTCGGTCACATCGTGCCCAACCACCTGACGGGCGAGTCGCCCGAGAGCGTGGTCACCGATGCCGAGGCGCCCCAGGTGCGCGGGCGCTCCATGCTCGTGCAGCGCCTCAGGCCCATTCCCATCGAGGCCGTGGTGCGCGGCTACCTGGCCGGCAGCGGCTGGAAGGAGTACCAGGCCACGCGCTCGGTCTGCGGCGTGCCGCTGCCCGAGGGACTGACCAATGCCGCCCGGCTGCCCCAGCCGATCTACACCCCCGCGGCCAAGGCGGCCGTGGGCGAGCATGACGAGAACATCACCTTCGAGCGCACGGTGGAGATGGTCGGCCCCGAGCTGGCCGCGCAGATCCGCGACGTGTCGATCCGGCTGTACGAGGCCGCGGCGGCCATCGCCCTGGAAAAGGGCATGATCATTGCCGACACCAAGTTCGAGTTCGGCCTGGATGCGGCCGGCCGGCTGGTGCTCATGGACGAGGTGCTGACGCCCGACAGCTCGCGCTACTGGCCCGTGGAGGGCTATGCCGAGGCCCTGGCCAAGGGCGAGAACCCGCCGAGCTACGACAAGCAGTTCGTGCGCGACTGGCTCGAGCAGGCCCTGGTGGGCGGCAAGCCCTGGGACAAGACCGCACCCGCGCCGCGCCTGCCGCGCGAGGTGGTGGAGAAGACCGCCGCCAAGTACCGCGAGGCCCTGCAGCGCCTGACGGCCTGA
- the raiA gene encoding ribosome-associated translation inhibitor RaiA, translated as MNLTISGHHLDVTPALRSYVTSKLDRIIRHFDQVVDVKVLLTVEKQKEKEKRQRAECTVRVKGSDLFVESAHFDLYAAVDELMDKLDRMVVRYKDRLQDHQAGVRRATAQAAAAT; from the coding sequence ATGAATTTGACGATCAGCGGCCATCACCTTGACGTGACTCCCGCCCTGCGCAGCTATGTCACATCCAAGCTTGATCGCATCATTCGCCACTTCGACCAGGTGGTGGATGTCAAGGTGCTATTGACCGTAGAGAAGCAGAAGGAGAAGGAGAAACGCCAGCGTGCCGAATGCACGGTGCGCGTCAAGGGCAGCGACCTGTTCGTGGAAAGCGCACATTTCGACCTCTATGCCGCCGTCGACGAGCTGATGGACAAGCTCGACCGCATGGTCGTGCGCTACAAGGATCGCCTGCAGGACCATCAGGCCGGCGTGCGCCGGGCAACGGCCCAGGCGGCCGCGGCGACCTGA
- the trxA gene encoding thioredoxin encodes MIDVTLESFETEVVAASMTTPVLVDFWAPWCGPCKTLGPVLEKLEVEYAGRFKLVKIDSDQQQQLAAMFGIRSIPTCVLMMNGQPVDGFMGALPEGQLRAFLDKHVPSAEALQAEEQDAEAQDALAEGDAEGALEKLQQAVATDPANDEARFDYVKLLLSLGREDDAKVAFAPVISKAEGSRRLGALKAWMDAIDSVAAGARGKDAGAEFDARIAANKRDFEARFGRARWLMAGQQWTEAMDELLEILMRDKSWNEEAARKTYVAILEIIEPPKVKVAEGQIPPEDPVVATYRRRLSSVVLS; translated from the coding sequence ATGATCGACGTCACCCTAGAAAGCTTTGAGACCGAGGTGGTTGCCGCCTCCATGACCACGCCCGTGCTGGTGGACTTCTGGGCGCCCTGGTGCGGCCCGTGCAAGACGCTGGGCCCGGTGCTGGAGAAGCTCGAGGTCGAATACGCGGGCCGTTTCAAGCTCGTGAAGATCGACTCCGACCAGCAGCAGCAACTGGCCGCCATGTTCGGCATCCGCAGCATCCCCACCTGCGTGCTGATGATGAACGGCCAGCCCGTCGATGGCTTCATGGGCGCGCTGCCCGAGGGCCAGCTGCGCGCCTTCCTCGACAAGCATGTGCCCAGCGCCGAGGCGCTGCAGGCCGAGGAGCAGGATGCCGAGGCCCAGGACGCGTTGGCCGAGGGCGACGCCGAGGGCGCGCTGGAAAAGCTCCAGCAGGCCGTGGCCACCGACCCGGCCAACGACGAGGCGCGCTTTGACTACGTCAAGCTGCTGCTTTCGCTCGGCCGCGAGGACGATGCCAAGGTGGCCTTCGCGCCCGTGATCTCCAAGGCCGAGGGCTCGCGCCGCCTGGGTGCCCTCAAGGCCTGGATGGACGCTATTGATTCGGTAGCTGCTGGCGCTCGTGGGAAGGACGCTGGGGCCGAATTCGATGCAAGAATCGCCGCCAACAAGCGCGACTTCGAGGCGCGCTTTGGCCGCGCGCGCTGGCTCATGGCGGGCCAGCAGTGGACCGAGGCCATGGACGAGCTGCTCGAGATCCTCATGCGCGACAAGAGCTGGAACGAAGAGGCTGCGCGCAAGACCTATGTCGCCATCCTCGAGATCATCGAGCCGCCCAAGGTCAAGGTGGCCGAGGGTCAGATCCCGCCCGAGGACCCGGTGGTCGCCACCTACCGCCGGCGCCTGTCCAGCGTCGTGCTGAGCTGA